In Simplicispira sp. 125, one DNA window encodes the following:
- a CDS encoding putative zinc-binding protein, giving the protein MSSAADPRPLVYSCSGCSSAAQLANHVALRLDRAGVAEMSCIAGVGGDVASLVRTARSGRPIIALDGCPLNCVQGCLSRHGITADRHYQLQQYGVKKRRHEDFDPAQANTVLEQVQADLLAHPLGGPADSTTADAPALRVA; this is encoded by the coding sequence ATGAGCAGCGCCGCCGATCCCCGTCCCCTGGTGTATTCCTGCTCGGGCTGCTCCAGCGCCGCGCAGCTGGCCAACCATGTCGCGCTGCGCCTGGACCGTGCCGGTGTGGCCGAGATGTCGTGCATTGCCGGTGTCGGCGGCGACGTGGCCAGCCTGGTGCGCACCGCGCGCTCGGGCCGCCCCATCATTGCGCTGGACGGTTGCCCGCTCAACTGCGTGCAAGGCTGCCTCTCGCGCCACGGCATCACCGCCGACCGGCATTACCAGCTGCAGCAATACGGCGTCAAAAAACGCCGCCACGAAGACTTTGACCCCGCACAGGCGAACACCGTGCTGGAGCAAGTGCAGGCCGACCTGTTGGCGCATCCGCTCGGCGGCCCTGCGGACTCCACCACGGCGGACGCACCCGCCTTGCGGGTCGCATGA
- a CDS encoding SCP2 sterol-binding domain-containing protein produces the protein MNAPTPFTLPAPLAALTGRLPAYPGSLLLVTALNLGVARQLPRDVGEMLLNKRLRIQVRDAHVTFDFTWTGGAFAPRARQMETDLCISASAHDFLLLAQRQQDPDTLFFNRRLVMEGDTELGLVVKNTLDALELPVLDLQQWAPRQVLSRLAKLRPGTRAADPLYPGAQP, from the coding sequence ATGAACGCCCCCACCCCCTTCACCCTGCCCGCACCGCTGGCGGCGCTTACCGGGCGGCTGCCGGCGTATCCGGGCTCGCTCCTGCTGGTTACCGCGCTCAACCTGGGGGTGGCGCGCCAGTTGCCGCGTGATGTGGGCGAGATGCTGCTGAACAAACGCCTGCGCATCCAGGTGCGCGATGCACACGTCACTTTTGACTTCACCTGGACAGGCGGCGCCTTTGCTCCCCGCGCCCGCCAGATGGAAACCGACCTGTGTATCAGTGCCAGCGCACACGATTTTTTGCTGCTCGCACAGCGCCAGCAAGACCCCGACACGCTGTTCTTCAACCGCCGCCTGGTCATGGAAGGCGACACCGAGCTGGGCTTGGTGGTGAAGAACACGCTCGACGCACTGGAGCTGCCCGTGCTCGACCTGCAGCAGTGGGCGCCGCGCCAGGTGCTCTCGCGCCTGGCGAAGCTGCGCCCCGGCACGCGCGCCGCCGACCCACTCTATCCCGGCGCCCAGCCATGA